Below is a window of Lacrimispora xylanolytica DNA.
TTGCTTTTAGATACTTATATTCCAGCTCCGTATCCTCAAAGGATAAATCGTCCATATAGATGATAAACTTGTAATTCCGGTCCTTTAACTGCTCCTGAAGCTTTGAAAGCATCTGAAACTGATGTTTGTAGACTTCTATAATTCGAAGGCCTCTGTCATAATATTCATTTAAAATGGCTTTGATGCTTGAGGACTTACCTGTGCCGCTGTCTCCAAATAAAAGGACATTATTTGCCGCCTTTCCATCTAAAAAAGCTTCTGTATTTTCCACAAGCTTCTGCTTCTGGCGCTCATATCCAATGATGTGAGAGAGGCGTATCGGTTCTATATTGGTAATGGGAAGGATTCTAAGCTCTCCTCCCTCATCTTCGATTCGAAATGCCTTATTTAAGGCAAACGTTCCAACTCCGAACCCACGGTAGAATTCAGTAACAGCATTCTTAAATTCCTGCACATCTAAAGTGCTTGAAAGTACAGCAGCCAATGACAGAATCTGATCCCTGATCTCACCGTCATAAACTCCATTTTCTTCATCCGGAGCCTCATAGCTTTTTAAGGCTGTCCAGATACTTAAGCCAGAGCTTCCATCCAAAAGGCTTAAATCATACTGAAACAATTCCCGGAAGATGGAAAAATCATGAGCTGCCAATTCATTTAATGTGCCTTTGACTGGACCGGTAATCTCACATGCAGTGCTGTATGGGTTTTCATGACTTACCAGGCATAATGTTAAAAAGCAATGCCAAAGATTCCCATGAAACCCATAAACAGAAGCTATCTGGGTCAGCCGTCCGGCGCAGGCATAGGAATCCGGCATTGCTTTTTGAAACTCCTCTCCTGATTTGGAAATGAGTGCTGCAATCTGGTCAAAAAGTTCTCTAAATTCGAAATTGCGGTAAAGGATCAGTTCCTGGGATTTCATAAATCTCCTCCTCATGTAAAGTTTAAGTCCGGTCTGAATCAGACCGAACTTTATAATGTACTTAATAATTTCCTAAAATTCTTACATTGCGCCCTTCCTCACTAATGCCCTTTAACGCATTCTGAATGGATGCATGGCTTAAATTCCCTTCAATATCTACAAAGAACCGATACTCCCAGTTTCTGCCCGGGACTGGTCTGGATTCAATCATAAACATATTGACTCCGTTATAGATAAAATTACTTAAAATATTATAGAGGGAACCGCTCTTATGTGGAAGCTCAAAGCTTAAGCTTATCTTTCCTGCCTCTTCCTGGTATACTGCTTCCCTGGAAAGAATGATAAACCGGGTGGTATTATTTTTATTGGTGTTTACCTGGGTTCTTAATACCTTAAGTCCATAAAGCTCTCCAGCCGTCTCACTGGCTACGGCTGCCTGGGAAAGGTCTCCTTCTAAAATGACTTTCTTTGCCGCCACAGCTGTATTTTCAACGCTGATCTGTTTCCAGCTACGGTTTGAATTCAGAAATTCCT
It encodes the following:
- a CDS encoding ATP-binding protein, which translates into the protein MKSQELILYRNFEFRELFDQIAALISKSGEEFQKAMPDSYACAGRLTQIASVYGFHGNLWHCFLTLCLVSHENPYSTACEITGPVKGTLNELAAHDFSIFRELFQYDLSLLDGSSGLSIWTALKSYEAPDEENGVYDGEIRDQILSLAAVLSSTLDVQEFKNAVTEFYRGFGVGTFALNKAFRIEDEGGELRILPITNIEPIRLSHIIGYERQKQKLVENTEAFLDGKAANNVLLFGDSGTGKSSSIKAILNEYYDRGLRIIEVYKHQFQMLSKLQEQLKDRNYKFIIYMDDLSFEDTELEYKYLKAIIEGGLGIRPGNVLIYATSNRRHLIREKFSDKRQLDDELHNNDTVQEKLSLVARFGVTIYYGSPDKAEFLNIVKELADRYELDLQPEELYAKANIWELQHGGLSGRMASQFITHILGKREESGRNL